Genomic window (Streptomyces sp. LX-29):
ACTCCGGCGTGCTGGGGCTCGACGGCGGCCACCGGATCATGGTCTCTCAGCGGTTCGTCGCCCGGAGCGAGACCGGCCGTACCCAGGTGCTGGACCTCGGCGGGCGTGAGCTCATCGGCCCGCGGCCCGGCAGCGAGCCGGTCGCGGCCGCGCACATCGCCTGGCACACCGAGCAGGTCTTCCGCGGTGACGCCCAGGTGCCGGCCTAGCCGGGCCACGCCGCCGGGACCATGCGAGGCCCGGCTCTACGACGCCCGGCTATGCGGCGGCCTCGGCGGCCAGGGCCTCGCGGAACACGGCGGCCTTCTGGGCCGGGTCGTAGTTCGGCCCGACGCCGTCCACGATGACGATGTCGCCGACCACATGGTCGGTGCGCAGCGGGAGGATCTCCTGGTAGGCGGGGGACGCGTACCAGGCCTCGGCCTCGGCGCGGCCCGGGAACTCGATCATCACCACGCTTCCCCGCCACTCCCCCTCGACGACGTCGGGCGCGCCGCCGTGGACGAGGAAGCGCCCCGCGTACGGGTCGAGGGTGGCCTGGATCCTCTCCACGTAGGCGATGAGGTCGACGTGCGGCCGGCTGTCGCGGAAGTGGGCGAGGGCGTAGGCGGTCATGGCTGCTCCTGGGGCGCGGTGGCGGAGGGACGGACGGGCTTCGGCGAGTGATCGCCGCCGGGGCGGTGGCCCCGGCCGTGGCCCCGGCTGGTGTCTCCACCCTGCCGCGCGCAGCGGGTGGGGTCGATTACCTCCGACGTAAGGGCGGGGGCTCCGGCCCGAGGGCGGGAGGCTTCCCCGGGCACCCGGAACTCCCCGGCGTGGGACGGCCGTCCGCGCCAGCGGCGTTGTCGGTGGGCTGCACTAGGCGGTTTCGTTTGGATCACCGAGCGGACCAGAGGAAGATGCCCGCGATGTGGAGTCCGGCCAGGTAGATGACCGCTGTCTTCTCGTAGCGGGTGGCGATCCCTCGCCACTGCTTCAGGCGGTTGATGCACCGCTCGACGGTATTGCGCTGCTTGTACGCGTCACGGTCGAAAGCGGGTGGCCTCCCACCGTGTCTGCCGCGACGCAGCCGGTGGCCGCGCTGATCCGCCCGGGTGGGGATCACTGCCCGGATGCCGCGCTGGCGTAGATGCTCGCGGATCGCACGTGAGGAGTACGCCTTGTCGGCCAGGACGACGTCCGGCCTGGTGCGAGGTCGTCCACGTCGGCGGGGAACGCGCAGACGGGCCATGACCTCGCCGAAGGCGGGTGCATCGCCGGCCTGGCCGGCCGTGAGGACGAAGGCCAGGGGCCGGCAGTCGCCGTCGGCCGCGAGGTGGATCTTCGTGGTCAGCCCGCCGCGGGACCGGCCGATGGCGTGGTCGGCCGGTTCTCCAGCCGGGGCCCCCTTTTGCGGGCCCCGGCAGCGTGCTGGTGTGCTCGCACGATCGTGGAGTCCACAGAGACGGCCCAGTTCAGGTCCTCGTCCGCGTCGGCCTGGGCTATGAGAGCGGTGAACACTCGCTCCCAGGTGCCGTCGACGGCCCACATACGCAGCCGGTTGTAGACGCCTCGCCAGTTGCCGTACTTCTCCGGAAGGTGCACCCACTGGGTTCCGGTCTGGAACTTGAAGGCGATCGCGTCGATCACCTCCCGATGGTCCCGCCACCGACCACCGCGCCTCGGCGTCCGGTCCGGGAGCAACGGCTCGATCCGCGCCCACTGCGCGTCAGTCAACGGCACACCCAGACCAACGACCGGCTGATCCAAACGAAACTGCCTAGTCTGCCTGGCATGGGATCAGCGCCTTCGGACTCACGCGCCGACCGCGCCGATGACGTGCTCGCCCTGGCCCGGCTCGCCGCGAAACCGCGGGCCGTGCGCGCCATCCTCGGCTGGCTGACGCGCCGTACGGGCGGCGTCGTCGCGCTGATCGGCACCGACGGCTCCGTGCTGGCCACGGCGCCGGACGGCCCCCCGCCCGACCCCGGGCACGGGGACGACCACGGGCATGGGGACGACCACGGGCACCGACACGGGCCCGCCGCCCGCGACGGCGCGGCGACCGAGCGTGCGCTGGGCGCCGCCGCGACCGCCGTCGTCGATCTGCACCGGCGCGGCACGCCCTCCGCCGTGTTGGCCGGCGGCGAGACCGGCGCGGCCGGGCCGCTGCACCTGGTCGCCCTC
Coding sequences:
- a CDS encoding DUF1330 domain-containing protein — its product is MTAYALAHFRDSRPHVDLIAYVERIQATLDPYAGRFLVHGGAPDVVEGEWRGSVVMIEFPGRAEAEAWYASPAYQEILPLRTDHVVGDIVIVDGVGPNYDPAQKAAVFREALAAEAAA
- a CDS encoding IS5 family transposase (programmed frameshift) — protein: MDQPVVGLGVPLTDAQWARIEPLLPDRTPRRGGRWRDHREVIDAIAFKFQTGTQWVHLPEKYGNWRGVYNRLRMWAVDGTWERVFTALIAQADADEDLNWAVSVDSTIVRAHQHAAGARKKGAPAGEPADHAIGRSRGGLTTKIHLAADGDCRPLAFVLTAGQAGDAPAFGEVMARLRVPRRRGRPRTRPDVVLADKAYSSRAIREHLRQRGIRAVIPTRADQRGHRLRRGRHGGRPPAFDRDAYKQRNTVERCINRLKQWRGIATRYEKTAVIYLAGLHIAGIFLWSAR